The following DNA comes from Rhizobium lusitanum.
TCTACGGCCTGACGACCGGGCTCGGTGCGGGCGTCGATACGCGTCTGGCGACCGACGATCTCGTGGCCTTCCAGCTACGTGTCCCACAGGCCCGCGCCGTTGGCGTCGGCGCTCCTCTTCCGCGAGACGTCGTGCGCGCGATGATGGCCGTCCGGATCGCCGGAATGGCCGCCGGCGGTTCCGGCGTGTCGCTGCCGGTGTTTTCGGGTCTCGTGGAAGCACTGAATGCCGGTTTCCACCCGATTGTGCCTTCCCTCGGCTCAATCGGGGCGGCCGACTCTGCGCCGCTGGCGCATATGGGCAGAGCACTTCTGGGCGACGGCGAAGCGGAAATCGGTGGCGCTGTCATGGCAGCCGGCGAGGCGCTGATGACAGCCGGGCTCGAACCGCTTCGTCTTGCGCCGAAGGACGGGCACGCGATCGTCGTCGCCAATAGCCTGTCCGTTGGCAAGGCCTGCCTTTGCCTCGAGGATATCGAACAGCTGGTCACCTGGTCGCTTGCCGCCATCGCTCTGAATTTCGAGGCGTTCCGCGCCAATGTGACGGCCTTCGACGACCGGGCGCTGGCGGCACGGCCGGCCTTCGGCCAGCGCGAGGCGGCCGCGCGGCTTCGCGAGCTGCTGGCCGGAAGCTCGCTACTGGCGGATGGCGCGGCGCGGCGGCTGCAGGATCCCTTAAGCTACCGCTGCGCGCCGCAGGTCTCAGGCGCCCTCCTCCACGCCATCGGCGAGGCAAGAGAGATAACGCAGATCGAGATCGCCAGCTCCGGCGACAATCCGGTCGTGCTGATTGATGAAGGTCTGATGCTGTCGCACGGTAATTTCGACATGACCGCCTTCGTGCTGGCATGGGAACGCCTCGGTCAGGCGCTGGCGCATTGCGCAGCGGGGACCGCCTATCGCACGATGAAGATCATGTCGGCCGGCATGTCGGACCTGCCGCGATTCCTGACGCCGCTCGGCCAGAGCCGGACGGGTTTTGCCACCGCCCAGAAGACCGTCTCGGCGCTCGAGGCGGAAATTCGCCATTTCGCCGCGCCGATCTCGCTCACGCCGATCCCGGTGGCCGATGGCGTCGAGGATCAGGCATCTATGGCGCCAAGCGTCCTTGCAAAGACAGAAGCGATCATTGAGCGGCTGCGCTATCTCGTTGCCATCGAGCTGATCGCAGCCGCCCAGGCCGTGGAGCTGCGCGGCGTGGAGAACGAACTCGGCACCGGCACGCGGGAGGTTTATCGGCAAATTCGCGAACATGTGCCGCCGCTCAGCGAGGATCGCGCCCAGGGTCCGGACTTCCAACGCATATCCGAACTCATCCGGAACTCCGCCTGACGGGCCGGAATTGAAAAGACCAAAACTGATTTTGCAGCAATATCAATATTGATTCACCGCATTTAACCAGAGGGGAATGAAGATGAAATTATCGATCCTGTCCGCCATCGCCGCCGCCGTGATGGCTACCGCCGCCTTCAAGCCCGCGGCAGCTGCGGACCCCATCAAGGTCGGCAGCAAGAATTTCACCGAGCAATATATCCTTGCCGAAATGTATGCGGCTCTTCTCGAAAAGGCCGGCTTCCAGGTCGAGCGCAAGATCAATCTCGGCGGCACAATGATTGCCCAACAGGCGCTCACGACCGGCGCAATCGACCTCTATCCCGAATATACCGGTACGGCGCTTTCCGCCGTCGTCAAGGGGACGATGTCCACGGATCCGGACAAGGTCTACAACGAGGTCAAGGACTTCTACACAAAGCAGTTCAACCTCACCTGGCTAAAACCCACCGGCATCAACAATGGCTACGTCATCGTCGTGCGCCAGGAAACGGCCGACGCTGATAAGCTGAAGACGCTGTCCGATCTCGCCAAGGTATCGGGCACGCTCGTGTTCGGTGGCGGCGCCGAATTTCCCGACCGTGCGGACGGTTTGCCGGGCCTAAAGCGTGTCTACAGCGCGGAATTCAAGGAATTCAAGCAGTTCGCCAAGCTCGGCCTGCGCTATGATGCGCTGGCTCAAAAGGACATCGACGTCGTCAACGGTGCCGCCACCGACTGGCAGATCGGCTCGAAGGGACTGGTCGCCCTCGACGACGACAAGGGGCTCTTCCCGCCCTATTACCTCGCCCCGGTCGTCCGCCAGCAGGCTCTGGATGCCAATCCGAAGATGAAAGACGTGCTGGAAGCACTCGGCTCCCATCTCGACAATGCGACGATGCGTGTCCTCAATGCCAAGGTCGAGAACGACCACGAGGAACCCAAGGACGTGGCCGAAGCCTTCTTGAAGGAAAAGGGCCTGCTTCCCTGATCGTCCTGGAACGCGGCGGGCTTTGAGCCCGCCGCGCTCCCTTCCGGCACCATTACCGGTAATTTTGCAGCAATCGACGTGACCGCCATCGGCGGCATCCCTGGAGAACGGGAATGCAGGAAATCTGGATCGACTATCTGAACGCCATCGATGCCAAGGCACTGGCGCTAACCAATGACGAAATCCTCGATGCCGTCAGCAAGGCACTGGATGCACAGGGACGCGGTGAGACGGTGATCGAGCCGCGCGTGCATCTCGTGCCCGAAAGTTCCGACAAGGGGCATTTCAACGTGCTGCGCGGCTATGTGAAATCGCTCGGCTATGCCGGCGTCAAAGTGGTCGGCGATTTCGTCGATAACTACAAGCAGGGCCTACCGTCGGAACTGGCGGTGCTCAACCTTTTCGATCCGCATACCGGCGTGCCGAAGGCGATCGTCGATGCCACCGCGATCACCGATATGCGCACCGGCGCGGTCACCGCCATTGGCGCGCGCCATCTCGCCCGCAAGGACAGCAAGGTGCTCGGCCATATCGGCGCGCGCGGCACCGCCTATTGGAATGTCCGCCTGCTCGACCATCTCTTCGATTTCGACGAAATCCGCATCCATTCCCGCCGCCCGGAAAGCCGCGACGCCTTCGCCGCCAAGCTGGAAAAGGATCTTGGCAAGAAAATCATCGTCACTGACAATTGGGAAGACTGCCTGAAGGACGCCGATATTCTGGTCGAGGCAAGCCGCCTGCCGGAGCCGACGCCGCTCTTCAAGACCTCCTGGGTCAAGAAGGGCGCCTTCGTCGTTCCCTACGGCACGATGAGCGCGCTGGAATTCGACCTGACGGATATCATGGACAAGGTCGTCGTCGACGATTGGGGCCAGTGCGGCCCCGGCCGGCCCTATGGCGCTCTGCGCCGGCATGTCGACGAGGGCAAGGTGACGGCGGAAACGCTGCACGCCGAAATCGGCCAGATCGTCGCCGGCATGAAGCCCGGCCGCGAGAGCGACGACGAGACCATCCTCTTCTGGCATCGCGGCCTCAGCACGACCGATGTCGCGCTGGGAGCGGCCATGGTCGACAAGGCCAAGCGGATGAATATCGGCCAGCGCCTACGGTTTGCGTGACCGGCAATGACCAGGACCGCCTCCCCGCCCGTAGCCTGCTCGAGAATGTATAATCTCAGCCCGAAGATAACCGGGCTCTGGGACGGCTTTTTTACGTGGCTCAGTGCGCAATCCGGTGTCAGGCTTGAGGTGATTCCCCACGCTGCTCCCGCGCCTCTTTCCGCGCTCTGGGAACGGCCGGATATGGGCGTCGTCTTCATGTGCGGCTTCCCCTTTTCGAAGCTAGCCGCCGACCAGCGGCCAATACCGCTCGTGGCGCCTATTTCGGTCGCGAGTTGGTCCGGCGGGCAGCCGGTCTATGCAAGCCATATCGTAGCCGCCAGGGATACGGCCTTCGAGAGTGCCGATCTCGCAACGGCACGATGGGGGTGGACGGTGCGGGATTCGCAGTCCGGCTATAATGCGCCGCGAGAATTTCTCGCCACACAGCCCTATGCGAAGGAAGTGCGCGACACGGTCGGCCCGCTTCTCAACCCGCGCGGCGTCGTGGAAGCGATCCGCAGCGGGACGATCGATGTCGGGGCGATCGATGCCTATGCCTATCAACTGCTGGACATGCATGAGCCGGATATGATCGCGCCGCTTCGCATCGTCGCGACGACCAAGCCCGCACCCTTCCCGCTGCTCGTAGCCTCCCGGCAGGTGCCGTCGGACACGGTTCTGGCGCTCAAGCATGCGCTTCTTCACGCGCATCGGAGCGACGAGGGACAAGCCATCCTCGCCTCGCTGGGTCTCGCCGCTTTCGCGGAGCCGGATGTAGCGGCGTACGATCGGATGCCTGCAAGAGCGCGGGATACCGACGAAGCCCTGGGAGCGTCATGGTGAAACCGCGACAGCCCCGCCATCGCTCCAACAAAGGATCCTGCCGATGAAGTGGGTTCCGAAGAATATCGATCGGCTGGCCGAAGCCCTGCTGGAACATCTCTACCTTGTCTTCTCGTCCGTCGGGATCGCTCTGGTCATCTCGCTGATCGTCGGCATATGGGCGGCGCGCAGGCCCCGCACCTTCAGCGCCATCGTCATGGTAACGGGCGTCCTCTTCGCCGTGCCGAGCCTTGCGCTTTTCGCCCTGCTCATTCCGACCCTCGGCATCGGCGCAGCCCCGCCATCACCGGCCTTGCGGCCTATTCGCTGATGATCCTCATCCGCAACATCGGGCTTGGCTTCCAGGCCATCCCCCGCGACGTGCTAGATGCCGCGCACGGCATGGGATACGGAACCATCAGACGTATCTGGGAAATCGAGCTCCCGCTTGCAATGCCCTTCATCGTCGGCGGCATCCGCATCGCCATGGTCACGGTGATCGGCATTGCCACCGTTGCGGCCTACATCAATGCCGGCGGCCTCGGCGTGATCATCTTCGAGGGCATCGACCAGCGTTTCCCGGAAAAGATCCTCGCCGGCGGCCTGCTCACCTCGGCGCTGGCGCTTTTCACCGATTATCTCTTCGCGGCGATCGAAAAGATGCTCCGCCGTCGCAGCGGGAGGTAGACAGAATGATCCTGATCGACGCCTTCCACTGGATCGCCAGCAATCCCGGCATTTTCTTCAGCGCCTTCAATCGTCACATGCTGATGTGCGCGATTTCGCTCGGTATCGCACTGGTAATTGCCATCCCGCTTGGCTTTCTCGTCGCCAGAATGCCGCGCGCCGCCTTCGTCGCCGTCAACATAGCCGGTTCGCTGCGCTCCATTCCAAGCCTGGCGATCCTCTCGGCGGCCATGCCCTTCCTCGGCATCGGCCTCCTGCCCTCGGTCATCGCCCTCATCGTACTGGCGGTGCCGCCGCTCCTGCTCAACACCATCGTCGGCATCCGCGAAATCGACCCTGCCCTTCTCGACGCCGCCAGCGGCATGGGCATGGGACGCCGCGATATCCTCTGGCAGATCGAAGCACCGCTTTCCGTACCCTCGATCCTTGCCGGCGTTCGCACCAGCGCCATCCAGGTGATCGGCGGCGCGGCGCTTGCCTCCTTCATCGGCGGCGGCGGGCTTGGCGACTTCATCAATGCCGGCATCGCCATCATGAACATGCCGCGCCTGCTGGTCGGCGCACTTCCCATCGCCCTTCTCGCCATCCTCGCCGAACTCACCTTCGGCTGGCTGGAGCGATTTTTCACTCAAAGACGATGACCGCGGAAGGCCATTGCCATGATACGACTCGACCATGTCACCAAGAACTATGAGGGAAGCGAGCGCCACGCCGTCGACACCCTTGAGCTTGAGATCGAAACGGGCACGACGGTCGCGCTGATCGGCCCCTCCGGCTGCGGCAAGACCACGACCATGCGGATGATCAACCGGCTGGAAACGCCGACGCGCGGCCGCGTGCTGGTCAATGGACGGGATGTGGCGGAGACCGATCAGAAGCAGCTTCGTCGCAGCATCGGCTATGTCATCCAGCAGGTCGGGCTCTTCCCGCATATGACGATCGAGCGCAATGTCGCGACGGTGCCGCGCCTGCTCGGCTGGGACAAGGCAAGGATAGACCGCCGCATCGACGAGCTTCTCGACCTGGTCGGCCTCGATCCCGCCATCATGCGCCGCCGCCTGCCGCATGAGCTTTCGGGCGGGCAGCGGCAGCGGGTCGGTTTTGCCCGGGCGCTGGCCGCCGATCCCGCCATCATGCTGATGGACGAGCCTTTCGGCGCGATCGATCCCATCACCCGCGTGCGGTTGCAGGACGAATTCCGGCAGATCCTGAAAAAGTCAGCAAGACCGTGGTCATCGTCACCCACGATATCGACGAGGCGATCAAGATGGGCGACCGCATCGCCATCATGCGCGACGGGCGCCTGCTGCAA
Coding sequences within:
- a CDS encoding HAL/PAL/TAL family ammonia-lyase, with translation MTTAGNIVSFTEAAPTVSDIAAIARRNARVTISTDVEHKILAARAIVDRYTASDVPVYGLTTGLGAGVDTRLATDDLVAFQLRVPQARAVGVGAPLPRDVVRAMMAVRIAGMAAGGSGVSLPVFSGLVEALNAGFHPIVPSLGSIGAADSAPLAHMGRALLGDGEAEIGGAVMAAGEALMTAGLEPLRLAPKDGHAIVVANSLSVGKACLCLEDIEQLVTWSLAAIALNFEAFRANVTAFDDRALAARPAFGQREAAARLRELLAGSSLLADGAARRLQDPLSYRCAPQVSGALLHAIGEAREITQIEIASSGDNPVVLIDEGLMLSHGNFDMTAFVLAWERLGQALAHCAAGTAYRTMKIMSAGMSDLPRFLTPLGQSRTGFATAQKTVSALEAEIRHFAAPISLTPIPVADGVEDQASMAPSVLAKTEAIIERLRYLVAIELIAAAQAVELRGVENELGTGTREVYRQIREHVPPLSEDRAQGPDFQRISELIRNSA
- a CDS encoding glycine betaine ABC transporter substrate-binding protein — translated: MKLSILSAIAAAVMATAAFKPAAAADPIKVGSKNFTEQYILAEMYAALLEKAGFQVERKINLGGTMIAQQALTTGAIDLYPEYTGTALSAVVKGTMSTDPDKVYNEVKDFYTKQFNLTWLKPTGINNGYVIVVRQETADADKLKTLSDLAKVSGTLVFGGGAEFPDRADGLPGLKRVYSAEFKEFKQFAKLGLRYDALAQKDIDVVNGAATDWQIGSKGLVALDDDKGLFPPYYLAPVVRQQALDANPKMKDVLEALGSHLDNATMRVLNAKVENDHEEPKDVAEAFLKEKGLLP
- a CDS encoding ornithine cyclodeaminase family protein; the encoded protein is MQEIWIDYLNAIDAKALALTNDEILDAVSKALDAQGRGETVIEPRVHLVPESSDKGHFNVLRGYVKSLGYAGVKVVGDFVDNYKQGLPSELAVLNLFDPHTGVPKAIVDATAITDMRTGAVTAIGARHLARKDSKVLGHIGARGTAYWNVRLLDHLFDFDEIRIHSRRPESRDAFAAKLEKDLGKKIIVTDNWEDCLKDADILVEASRLPEPTPLFKTSWVKKGAFVVPYGTMSALEFDLTDIMDKVVVDDWGQCGPGRPYGALRRHVDEGKVTAETLHAEIGQIVAGMKPGRESDDETILFWHRGLSTTDVALGAAMVDKAKRMNIGQRLRFA
- a CDS encoding phosphate/phosphite/phosphonate ABC transporter substrate-binding protein produces the protein MYNLSPKITGLWDGFFTWLSAQSGVRLEVIPHAAPAPLSALWERPDMGVVFMCGFPFSKLAADQRPIPLVAPISVASWSGGQPVYASHIVAARDTAFESADLATARWGWTVRDSQSGYNAPREFLATQPYAKEVRDTVGPLLNPRGVVEAIRSGTIDVGAIDAYAYQLLDMHEPDMIAPLRIVATTKPAPFPLLVASRQVPSDTVLALKHALLHAHRSDEGQAILASLGLAAFAEPDVAAYDRMPARARDTDEALGASW
- a CDS encoding ABC transporter permease, whose amino-acid sequence is MILIDAFHWIASNPGIFFSAFNRHMLMCAISLGIALVIAIPLGFLVARMPRAAFVAVNIAGSLRSIPSLAILSAAMPFLGIGLLPSVIALIVLAVPPLLLNTIVGIREIDPALLDAASGMGMGRRDILWQIEAPLSVPSILAGVRTSAIQVIGGAALASFIGGGGLGDFINAGIAIMNMPRLLVGALPIALLAILAELTFGWLERFFTQRR